GCGCCATCAGCATCACCAACCGTCTGACCGCCGCCGGCGGCAGAAGTCACATCCGCCTGGCATGACGCCGGGCGTTCGACGAGGAGACCCCCAACCAATGATTGAACTCGCCGCATTCGACATCGCAGGCACGACGGTCGACGACGGCGGCGCCGTGTACGAAGCGCTGCGCACGTGTGTCACCGAGTTGGGCGCAACCGTGTCCGATACGAACCTCTCTCATTGGATGGGCACCGACAAGGTGACCGCGATCGAGAACCTGGCCCGTCTGGGGGGCGTCACCATCGGACGCGACGAGGCGCTCGGTGCGTTCGCCCGCTTCCAGGAACTCCTTGCCGAGCGCTACCGCGCCGATCCGCCGCGGGCGATCGCGGGAGTTGAAGAACTCATCGCCCGACTGCGTGGTGCGGGCGTGAAAGTCGCTCTGACCACCGGTTTCGACCGTGCTGTTGTCAACCCGCTGTTGGCGTCGCTCGGCTGGTCACAGGGGCGCGGCGACGGTGTTGTGCTCGACGCCGTCATCACGACGGACGATGTGCCCGCCGGACGCCCGGCTCCGTACATGATCTTCCGCGCCATGGAGGCCACCGGCGTGGTCTCGGTGGCCTCGGTTCTCGCGGCGGGCGACACCGCAGTCGACGTCCAGGCCGCCAATAACGCCGGGGCGATCTCCGTCGGAGTGCTGACCGGTCAGACGCCTGCCGAAGTGCTCGAGGGGAACGGCGCCGACCACGTGGTGGAAAGCGTCGTGCGAGTTGCCACTCTGCCCGGCGTCCTCGACTGACGGCCGCCTCCGCCTGGGCGGTCGCGGTCTCGTGAAGCCTCGCGAGACGATCAGTGTTGACACTGCTTACATTGAGCCCTACTCTCTGTGTTAGCAGTGTAAACATAGATCGTCTCGCAAGGAGCTCACCATGCCGTCCACCGCCCAGAAGACCGTTGACGTTGAACTCGGACAGCGTGTCGTGTCCGTCCCGGAGGGCGGTCTGTTCGACCGCTTCCGCATGCAGACCGACCTCGACGAGGTGTCGAAGGACCCACGCGTGCAGTCCGTCGAATTCTTCCGTCGGCTTCGCAAGACGCGAGTCGAGTCGCCGATCGGCGAGACGCACACCCCGAACTTCTACTACGCGATGTCGTCGGCGCGGCTGACGATGCTCGCCCCGACGTCGGCCATCCGCAAGCGCATTCCCGCGGAACTCGAGCCGCTCGAAGTACTTCCCGGACTCGGCATCGCCTCGGTCATGTTCTTCCGCTACGACGTCTGCGACATCGACTTCTACACCGAGGCCGCCGTCGGAGTCGCCGTCCGCCCCGCACGCCACGGCGGGCCCGGCGTGCTCGACCTCACCACCGCTCTCGTCGACGACCATCTGCACTCCTACGTTCTGTCGCTGCCTGTCAACACCGACATCGCGCAGGTTCGAGGCCATGACGGTTACGGATTCCCGAAGTGGGTCACCGACCTCGACGTCGACATCGACGCGACGCGCACCACAGCACGGATCGCGAACGCCGACGGGGGAGTCGACCTCGCATTCACCGCGCCGACACCGCGCCAGAAGGTTTTCCCTACCGGTGACAACGTCTCCAGCCTCACCTCGTACACCCGCCTCGAGGGTGTGTGGCAGTCGACGCTCAATCAGACGAACGTCCTCGCGACCGG
This genomic window from Gordonia sp. PDNC005 contains:
- a CDS encoding acetoacetate decarboxylase family protein, translated to MPSTAQKTVDVELGQRVVSVPEGGLFDRFRMQTDLDEVSKDPRVQSVEFFRRLRKTRVESPIGETHTPNFYYAMSSARLTMLAPTSAIRKRIPAELEPLEVLPGLGIASVMFFRYDVCDIDFYTEAAVGVAVRPARHGGPGVLDLTTALVDDHLHSYVLSLPVNTDIAQVRGHDGYGFPKWVTDLDVDIDATRTTARIANADGGVDLAFTAPTPRQKVFPTGDNVSSLTSYTRLEGVWQSTLNQTNVLATGSSLFPRGTDLTLGDGRMSDDLRSLKPIRTIRLDVTTKAQAALHMPVPVSVPTI
- a CDS encoding phosphonatase-like hydrolase — encoded protein: MIELAAFDIAGTTVDDGGAVYEALRTCVTELGATVSDTNLSHWMGTDKVTAIENLARLGGVTIGRDEALGAFARFQELLAERYRADPPRAIAGVEELIARLRGAGVKVALTTGFDRAVVNPLLASLGWSQGRGDGVVLDAVITTDDVPAGRPAPYMIFRAMEATGVVSVASVLAAGDTAVDVQAANNAGAISVGVLTGQTPAEVLEGNGADHVVESVVRVATLPGVLD